A section of the Streptomyces sp. SCL15-4 genome encodes:
- a CDS encoding RidA family protein, protein MSAVEARLAELGLTLPEVVPPLAAYQPAVRSGAYVYTAGQLPMVEGKLPVTGKVGAEVTPEEAKELARTCALNALAAVKSVAGDLDRIARVVKVVGFVASASDFTGQPGVVNGASELLGEVLGEKGVHARSAVGVAVLPLDAPVEVEIQVELAQ, encoded by the coding sequence GTGAGCGCGGTCGAGGCCAGGCTGGCCGAGCTGGGCCTGACCCTGCCGGAGGTGGTGCCGCCGCTGGCCGCCTACCAGCCGGCCGTGCGGTCCGGTGCGTACGTCTACACCGCCGGCCAGCTGCCGATGGTGGAGGGCAAGCTGCCGGTCACCGGCAAGGTGGGCGCCGAGGTCACGCCGGAGGAGGCCAAGGAGCTGGCCCGCACCTGCGCGCTGAACGCGCTGGCCGCCGTGAAGTCCGTCGCCGGCGACCTGGACCGCATCGCGCGCGTGGTGAAGGTCGTCGGCTTCGTCGCCTCGGCGTCCGACTTCACCGGGCAGCCCGGTGTCGTCAACGGCGCCAGCGAACTGCTCGGCGAGGTCCTGGGCGAGAAGGGCGTGCACGCCCGCAGCGCGGTCGGCGTCGCGGTGCTGCCGCTGGACGCGCCGGTCGAGGTCGAGATCCAGGTGGAACTGGCCCAGTAG
- a CDS encoding ArsA family ATPase, translated as MSRLQVVSGKGGTGKTTVAAALALALATEGKRTLLVEVEGRQGIAQLFETEALPYEERKIAVAPGGGEVYALAIDPELALLDYLQMFYKLGSAGRALKKLGAIDFATTVAPGLRDVLLTGKACEAVRRKDRSGRFVYDYVVMDAPPTGRVTRFLNVNDEVAGLAKIGPIHNQAQAVMRVLKSPETAVHLVALLEEMPVQETADGIAELRAARLPVGRVIVNMVRPRILDAADLELVRTVERSSVAQTLSAAGLGGARRGGNAERLVDPLLDQAAEYAERYALEQEQRAVLTGLGLPLHELPLLAEGMDLAGLYELATELRKQGLS; from the coding sequence GTGAGCAGGCTCCAGGTCGTCAGCGGCAAGGGCGGGACCGGAAAGACGACGGTCGCCGCCGCACTCGCGCTGGCCCTCGCGACCGAGGGGAAGCGGACGCTTCTCGTCGAGGTCGAGGGCCGGCAGGGCATCGCCCAGCTCTTCGAGACGGAGGCGTTGCCCTATGAGGAGCGGAAGATCGCGGTCGCTCCGGGCGGCGGGGAGGTGTACGCCCTCGCCATCGACCCCGAACTGGCCCTTCTGGACTATCTCCAGATGTTCTACAAACTCGGGAGCGCGGGCCGGGCCCTGAAGAAGCTCGGCGCGATCGACTTCGCCACCACCGTCGCGCCCGGCCTCAGGGACGTCCTGCTGACCGGCAAGGCGTGCGAGGCCGTGCGCCGCAAGGACCGGTCGGGCAGGTTCGTGTACGACTACGTCGTCATGGATGCCCCGCCGACCGGCCGGGTCACCCGCTTCCTGAACGTGAACGACGAGGTGGCGGGCCTCGCGAAGATCGGCCCGATACACAATCAGGCGCAGGCCGTGATGCGGGTGCTGAAGTCGCCGGAGACGGCGGTGCACCTGGTGGCGCTGCTGGAGGAGATGCCGGTCCAGGAGACCGCCGACGGCATCGCCGAACTCCGCGCGGCCCGGCTGCCGGTGGGCCGGGTCATCGTGAACATGGTCCGGCCGCGGATTCTGGACGCGGCCGACCTGGAACTCGTACGGACCGTGGAGCGTTCCTCTGTCGCGCAGACGCTCTCGGCGGCCGGTCTGGGCGGTGCCCGGCGCGGCGGTAACGCCGAGCGGCTGGTGGACCCGCTGCTGGACCAGGCCGCGGAGTACGCCGAGCGGTACGCGCTGGAGCAGGAGCAGCGCGCGGTCCTCACCGGGCTGGGCCTGCCGCTGCACGAACTGCCGCTGCTCGCCGAGGGCATGGACCTGGCGGGCCTGTACGAACTCGCCACCGAGCTGCGGAAGCAGGGGTTGTCATGA
- a CDS encoding DUF4177 domain-containing protein: protein MTKWEYATVPLLVHATKQILDTWGEDGWELVQVVPGPNPEQLVAYLKREKQA from the coding sequence ATGACCAAGTGGGAATACGCAACCGTGCCGCTGCTCGTCCATGCCACGAAGCAGATTCTGGACACCTGGGGCGAGGACGGCTGGGAGCTCGTCCAGGTCGTGCCCGGGCCGAACCCCGAGCAGCTCGTGGCCTACCTGAAGCGGGAGAAGCAGGCGTGA